The following proteins are encoded in a genomic region of Procambarus clarkii isolate CNS0578487 chromosome 23, FALCON_Pclarkii_2.0, whole genome shotgun sequence:
- the LOC138367679 gene encoding uncharacterized protein — protein sequence MLHTSPGCCTRPLDVAHVPLDVAHFRLDVAHFRLDVAHAPLDVAHFRLDVAHFRLDVAHVPLDVAHFRLDVAHFRLDVAHVLLDVAHFPLDVAHVPLDVAHFPLDVAHFPLDVAHFPLDVAHFHLDDAHFPLDVAHFPLDVAHFHLDVAHFPLDVAHFHLDVAHFPLDVAHFPLDVAHFPLDVAHFHLDVAHFPLDVAHFPLDVAHFHLDVAHFHLDVAHFPLDVAHFPLDVAHFPLDVAHFPLDVAHFPLDVAHFHLDVAHFRLDVAHFRLDVAHFPLDVAPAAWLSSH from the coding sequence ATGTTGCACACGTCCCCTGGATGTTGCACACGTCCCCTGGATGTTGCACACGTCCCCCTGGATGTTGCACACTTCCGCCTGGATGTTGCACACTTCCGCCTGGATGTTGCACACGCCCCCCTGGACGTTGCACACTTCCGCCTGGATGTTGCACACTTCCGCCTGGATGTTGCACACGTCCCCCTGGATGTTGCACACTTCCGCCTGGATGTTGCACACTTCCGCCTGGATGTTGCACACGTCCTCCTGGATGTTGCACACTTCCCCCTGGATGTTGCACACGTCCCCCTGGATGTTGCACACTTCCCCCTGGATGTTGCACACTTCCCCCTGGATGTTGCACACTTCCCCCTGGATGTTGCACACTTCCACCTGGATGATGCACACTTCCCCCTGGATGTTGCACACTTCCCCCTGGATGTTGCACACTTCCACCTGGATGTTGCACACTTCCCCCTGGATGTTGCACACTTCCACCTGGATGTTGCACACTTCCCCCTGGATGTTGCACACTTCCCCCTGGATGTTGCACACTTCCCCCTGGATGTTGCACACTTCCACCTGGATGTTGCACACTTCCCCCTGGATGTTGCACACTTCCCCCTGGATGTTGCACACTTCCACCTGGATGTTGCACACTTCCACCTGGATGTTGCACACTTCCCCCTGGATGTTGCACACTTCCCCCTGGATGTTGCACACTTCCCCCTGGATGTTGCACACTTCCCCCTGGATGTTGCACACTTCCCCCTGGATGTTGCACACTTCCACCTGGATGTTGCACACTTCCGCCTGGATGTTGCACACTTCCGCCTGGATGTTGCACACTTCCCCCTGGATGTTGCGCCAGCAGCCTGGCTGTCAAGTCATTGA